In Periplaneta americana isolate PAMFEO1 chromosome 8, P.americana_PAMFEO1_priV1, whole genome shotgun sequence, the sequence ttgttctgctgtattgtttgtaatgtgcacaatgtaaaaaaatatgttaataggttatgaacgaacatgtcaacggaccagttattattactgagtcaagaaataaattgttcatgCTCTCTTTCCTTTGAGCCAGATGAAAGTATAGAAATttggcaaaatcttgctagcatagcacatACAACAACTTTTACAGCTGCCATTCcaatcttccagcagttttgttcctatttcgctgcagcgtgacgtcactgatgtcaccggtccggtgagattcggaatacgctgtcagAGACTGAGAGTCCGTACCTTCGCCCTTGATTGCACCTTGGTTCAGTAATTTGCTCACGTGTATCGAACGTGTTTTTGACAAGAAATGCTTATTTGAATGAGAGATTCGCCATCAGCGGCCACACTGTCCTGCCGAAAAAAGTGTGAAACAAAAAATCACAACGAAAAGTAGACACAATTCTGGAGAATAAGGTTACGGCAAAGAGAACTAGACGACAAGGATAAGACGGGGACGATTGAGAGACTGCAAGGTGAAAaacgaggagaatacaagaatacaaatgaaaaatgtctCCTGATTTCTTATAAAATACATGTTCTTCTTTCTTAATGAAGTGCTCACTACCAAATTCTCCTATTAGGGCACTGATTTCAAAGCGaccagctttgttttgttttcgcatgttcgctgaacagcagacctgaactttGTAGTAGGGTTGGGTGCCGCCGTTAGACTCACTAAAAACCTACACTGTTGCGGGatcctctgattaaggttctggctgatatgtaggcctacatctattaccaggcagtacatctcacttgacaatatgtgtcagaggaagaacaatacattgttgatatgcgtctgaagtctgactagtgtaatatgtagttagtcggcgatataagaaatggaggggaaaggaattggccagcctacttcattatctcctggcctagttgcctcataagtggtgccttcttagtatcacttgtgaggttcagacctgccttcggacagttgactaaacaacaacaactgttGCGAGCCGCTTAGGCTTTAGATAAACAAACGCCGGACTCTCATGATAAGATGCCTTGATAAGGGTATTTTCTTGTAACAGACATAGTTATTAGTCATTTAGTCATGTTTTTAACAACTCGCTGAGAGAGTAGGGTTGTTAACTATTTAAAGTGTTCGCGATATCTATTCTCTGTATAGTTTTACATATAAGTCGAAGAATGTATTAACTTCCGACTTTGCCTGGGGTGCCCTACAGTGGTGGATCTACAAGTCGCATTTTACTGGTGATGAAATTATGGTGGAATGTGGCAGGTGAAAAGGGAGTAGGGCGCTAAATTAGTTATTTTCCAACACAAATTCTATTTGCAGTCGCAGGCATTTAAACGTGTCTTCAGTGTGGAAATCAAACGCTTTGAATATCTGGTTAACGGTGCATCTCATTTAGgggaaaaaaaagtataaaaacaatagaaaatttGCATTTAAACATTACGAAACACATTTTTACGGTGAAATACTTACaatacaaaaaatgcaaaattaactTTGAgatggattaaaaaaaaagtagtccTAATAATTTTATCAGACTTCATATCAGCTACAGAAGCAAGAGTAAAAGCAGATGACAATGGAACAAGGGTTTTCTGCAAATTTATCCAGGATAGCCTTATACAGAATATGGATAAGAAAGTAGTAATTATATGGATTTCTTCACACTGTGACTTGGCGGATAATGAAATGAATCTGCCAGGagaataatatacacaaaagttaGGCATGCAAATGAAAACCGACTGAAACAAGCATCTGAGAACAAGAAGTGGAAAAAAATGATATAAAGACCCCAAACTCACACCGCAATCGCCAAGAAAATCATCAATTGCCGCCTTCAGACTACTCACAGATCATGACTCTTGCGAAACACTTCCAAAAGGATGGCATATTTCCTTCAGCTAACTGCACCTTATGTGGCAATGAAGTCGAAACGGAGTCTAGACAGCAAAAGCGAGTGAAACCTGCATTACCGCCAAATATTGGCGAGCTAGACTGTGAAtagttaaaaaacaaaacagcACATTCGAAACCAACCAACAAACCACATTACGATAAAAACAGAGTAGAAACAAAAGTAAAAGAAGGCAATATGTAGATACAGACAAATATCTCTACTTACAGATTATACTAACTCAGAAATATTTTCGCAATTTAAAACACCTTATGTACCTaccacattgttttttttttctgcaagtcAATGTTTTCCTGGTTTACGGGACTTCTGGAGTTAATTCTGGCTGTATTAAACTGGAATCTGATTCATACATTACAGTCAGAGCAACGGGTAATGATTTTGGGCGTCTTAGAGGTGTTAAGCGCTCTTCCTTCGGTACGGTGCCTCTTGCGTCAGCATTCGTCGAATTTTTCGCACTACTGATATTTGTGGAAGTACTTGCAATCATTGATGACTGCTCTCTTTCCTCCTTACAAGTACTGGATAATTTAGCAGACTGTTCTCCTGCATGAGAGGTGAATGTATCTCCACTGGAAACCTGTGATGTAGAAAGAGTCTTAGATTTAACATCTGGGGTGAACATGCTGTGTACTTTATTTCCAGTACTTTTCAATTCCTTGTCACAATGAACTTCATCACCAAGAAATGGGTAATCGCATGGGCTGTTCAAGAATGCCTCCTTTCTCTTAAAATCAGGTCTCTGGAACTGTGAACTGTTTCTGGCGTAATGGCGATCAGGTAGCATTTTTATCTCCAAATTCTTACAACAATGTTTGAGTATAACAAAAATCCAGCGACGCGCACATGACAAACTGCAGTAAGGCAGAGCATCCGTCTTTTCGTGGAAATTACAAGATATTCCTTTAGTGAAACTCAGAACGTCTTTTTCCAATTCACGCTCCGCCAAGCTGTAATATCGGAATCCGCCTGCGCCTGAAGAACTCGCGGACGCAATGGACAACTCGTAAAATAATTTTGGGAGCGAATACACTGCAAACATATTCTCATCAGGCGTAAGACCAGGATCAACAAATTTCTGAAATCTCCAAAGTATGTTCTTCACAGGTTCAATAGTATTTAAAGCCGTATATAATGGCGGTACAAGACCCTTTTCTCCCATCACAAATTGCTTGACCTTCTCGAGTATTTTCGGGTGATTCGATTCGCCTCCAAATTCGTCTGGTGGAACTGGAATAGAATGTGTATCTTCTGAATACTTCTTCGCCTGATAATTATAGCCCATAGGAATTCCGCCTGGATTAATGAGTGTGTGATAAGTTTTTGTAATGCCATCAAGGAGGCTGAATTCGACAAGACCCAGCTCGCAAGGAAGGAAAGTTCCATTTTCCAATCGGCAGTAGTAATTTACGTGAATAACATAAAACTTGTAGCTGAGGAGTGAAGAGGAGCGGTCAAGAGAACGTACTGTAAACTCTATTTCTTCAACCATCTTGTTCTCTCGCTCGATGGCCTCGCTCATCTCTCTTCTTATTTGAGCGTAACTTTTCCCTTGCGTGGTACATTTATTTTGCAAGAATAAATTACGTTCTTTCTCCTTTTGTGCTTCTACTTCGTACATACATCTTTCGCGTGGCTGCATTCTGTCACTTCTCGCAGCTGCCATTTCGTCCACTTCCCTTATTCTGTTGGTAAATATTACAcgtttttctttcttcccttcgaAATCGACAATCGGCAGCTTCCGTTATCTTTTAGAACAAACtggaatataaaacaaaacaataataagcaCTTCACATACCAAGAGAATATTCGAAACAACATGCAGGATGTCAAAAATTCTCCAAGGTTACATAACATACGAAATCAAGAATATGTTTCCCTTTAGATAcaaataagatataagataatacTGTATCCAGAGTGTACTCATCTCTTGCAATACCTAGTAGGCCTAGATATTGCTGAGAGGCAGTAGTAAGGATGTCGCAGAAAACAAAGAGAAGTAAAATAGGAGTACTCTAACGATGAAAGTATGTgacttttaatttattattcagtcctgcaaaatttgaatttttttaaaacgaCACTAAAACCATTTAAATTCATATTATAGAGATCTTTCTTACAAAAAATCAAACCCAGATACTTgtctataattgcctattttagTCATAAATGTCTACACTTATGTCACAATCTTTTGAGGGCCCAAAATAATTAATTCGTCCATATTTGTCATTTTCGATTAAACTGTATTTGTCGTTCTTCACCTATATCTCATTCTTTGCGCTACTTTCTATCACTTGTCATCACATGCACCACAAAGATTTATTACAAAGATATTAAATAATGCTACTATGCTTAGGCTGATTACAGAAAGAAACCCCAGGCATTGAAAAAAATACACTTGTGCCAAGAACTTCATAgcacatataataataatcattaatcaCAGTGCATCTTCAACTTGCTGCGTCAACAATAATGGCTTAAAGCAgccctgcagaactgtagctttcAGAGAGACTGTcttactaccccttcttaccccacccaccttttctaccagtgcggtcatagcgTTCTTGTTACGCTcggttgcatcaacattcattctcgcggcggcaggtatacaatacgctatcaagaatttcaaatgaacagataataaaatccttagaacatacctttagaaagcaagagaaaaatgaacgagggaaataaataagttaaaagacatgttaaataaattttaaaatgtatgtgtgcatataatgtaagatgGTCTacctatgtaggctatatatcgtcctattactagtaaagccaaTTAAgaccactttttgtgtaaaataagttaagtacagtccccgacgtatctttccgtgctctgtattctactaaaatgaaataagtccgaaatgttgcatgcaggaaacaaaccaattactttatttgaagaatttattatgatttttcgtgcattaataaagttttaattcccgtttttacaaaacttgcattactggtcttaattggTTTcattagtaataggacgataaataaaatttataataataaataatttaattataggcctacgttgataagtgagtgatagctatatgaccggatgtcaatgctgtcattcaacattgtaacgcactccagccaactaaataaatatagcctatatatataaataaattaattaattaaaaataaataaataaataacacatataaataaattcataaataaataaatacacaatacgcgtactgcagtataaagagaactggaacatggcaaaatttaaacccgtgaagaaatactacttccaaaggaaatgagaatgattattttgttgttgaagacgaaagaattgcttgtttactgtgccccatccaatttatttctactcgtcatttcaatattaaaccacatttcaacaaagcccatattaagaataatggaatgcacaaactttcgggtaagttcattattacgaactgtatattgattatttatttatatactgttaaattaaggacgtgactcgttgtgttcattttgaattgaaattaatagtaactttcaaggttcattacttaaatgctataaatttatttatgatgaTAGGAGgagagttttcgaaaatctaaaacaggataggtgcaaagaaatctcaaagaaactaccgacaggaaatctagcataattttaaaccttgaaacgagataacgcattataaaaacaatgaatttattacaatcctttttgaaaattgcatgccgccactgatggatctTTACACGGGcatagaatgtaaacaactctacgcgaagtcgatcatccccaatagaagtggagtgagactgacgtcatattccccctacttacgggttcttcACGCCTAGCTTAAAGTAACTTCTCATGTAACTTCTCTTTTGAATTTATCCTGCTTCAGCACAAACAATGTAATTCTTAATTGACTTCATTTCGTTCTCCGGTAACGACAGATCTTAAATGTCATCTTCCGCACATATTTAAGTATTATCGGGTCGCTATCATCGATGAGAAGCGTTAAACTTTGACTTTTGCGTAAAAGACCGAGAAGCCTTTAAATCTTGATCcaatcacacttttttttttttgttccaacgATGGAAGTTCAAATTACCATACTGTACGAccacattaacaaaatatgtgggGGAAAGAAGCAAAGGAGTACAAgcgacatttctaagaacattaatTAAGTGCACCCAGGttaagctaaaacatttaaaattttagtggcagagggatacatcttttaaaaacaccacacattaaaattgaaataattttttttacggaatttacgaaatcttatgtactttcaaccacattttcttacAAATAACTTAACTGCACTTATACTCCTTTGCTTTTGATTCCCTCATATGCAAACGAACTAGAACAAAATCATTACGTGGgcgagatttcaaatctgatatcTTATTTCTTGCAGAAGCTAGGTGATGATGTACAGTTCTTATAAGCTTTCTTACTTCTACGTGTGATTTACGTGTATTAATGCTTTGAGTGCATCAAAAGAGAACATGTATCAACCACAATTAGACTTAATATCCACAGAAAAGATTGTGAAATAATGAGAACTGTAATTAACGTTTTTAACGGACAAATGTCAAGTGAGAAATTAATGTACGAGTATACCATTTATTAAGCTACAAAACGCGTCGATGCCACTACTGGAAGGTCTGAATGGTCGAATTCAGAAATAAGTTGAGTGATAATGAGCAAATATTCATTATGAAAAGCCAAAGCCTTAAGAAAAGAAACGTAAAAACAGCTATTAAGACAACAATTCGAATTGGATTAGCTGTTGTATCGCAAGGCAtgactcaataaaaaaaaagcaatgtTCCTGTCGTTATAATAAAGGATAAAGTGATAAgaccataaattaaaattgaaaatgattacTGGCAAGCCGCCGGGGTATCTCAGTCGGCTCCTGATCCGAAGTTACGCTCGGGTgtagattcgattcccgcttggacggATAACCTggtttgattttttccgagattttccccacccgttaggcgaatgtcaggtaatctatggtgaatgcTCAGCCTCGTCTCGACATATATCATCTCATCCTCGACTTCaactcgccaaacaccatctcgctatcaccaatgccatcaacgttaaataatccagtagttgatgcagcgccgttaaataatcaagtaaaaaaaatactggCAAGCCGAAGAGTGTTTATTATGATGTCGTATTATCACTCCAAATGACAATTCTAGTAATAGTCGGAGTGCAGTGTAATGACAAATCTTTGATCATGTTTACATAGCCTATTATATGAAACTGCCCTTCAGACAGACCTGCACGGACCTGCCTTTTCTGCCCGGTAGGATGGACTTGCTATGTTTCTTAAAAACACTTTCTAATAATTATTGTCGGGTTATATTAATCTCTTATTAGAATGATGGATTGTTGTCTAGTGTTACGAGAATGATTGTACTGTCATTTTTCCTTGTTTCTGATCGCTTCCGTAAGTAGTGGAAGAAACTCAACTGACAAGAGCTCTGCTTTCCCTCTTCGGATTTAAAGTTAATACGGTCGCATAGTGTTGCCGCATTTATCACTCATTGCCATGCGCATTACTTATGGAACATTATAATGTCTTGTGATACACCTTGTATAAAGCAAACGTGACAGCTATGAGCTACGCAATATTTCCATCCCTATTTTTAAGGCACGTGCCATGCGAAAATTTCTTTTCACAGCAACTACTGTCAATGATAGCGACGCGATAACGACTGTGGTAAAGAGAGACTTTACTTAGTGGCTCgtccaccatcatcatcatcatcatcatcattggcattacggcccttatagtttagccttagcctccctcagaacatccgaccaatcactcctgtctaatactcgtgttctccatcttctaattccaacttttgttaggtcagcctgaacgtcatccagccatctcaatttaggtcgtccgactttccttcttcctactggtaatgcatctagtagagctttgggtgtgcgattgttcttcatcctggctacgtgtcccagccactctaaccttctgagttttatgtcaacaacaatgttgttatctttatataattcatataactcagcatttgttttaattcgccaaaacccttgctcataagtaggcccaaagattttccgtaatactttccggctcgtccaccgctgtgaagtaatggttagcatgcctgacagtgaaacgagcgggccccgaTTCAAATCCcgattgggataagttacctagttgaggttttaccggggtttttcctcaacccacaaATGTGGGTAACTTCCgtctctggactcatttcgctggcattatcgcctttatctcattcagacgctaaataaccatagcagttgataaagcgtcgtaaaataaccaattaaagaaactaAGTGGCTTGGACGATAATTACTAAATTTTCGTGTATTTTTCTTGAATTTTGCATTTATACCGAAAGACAAACCATCCAAGCAAATTATACGCAATATATGCACTAGATCAATAGTGACGCCAATTTTACTACGgatagcaatagtaatatgcgttacaagagcggtatgttgacgttttcatgttcgaggaaaagattgaaaaagcgaaacgtagttgagcttttttaatttccgagaacatgaaaacaaacataccgctcgtgtatcgtacattattttgtgctgagatcgtttattacatacctgaaagaggaatttctaattagttgcaatgaaatctccatcttggtttctgttcaatgatggcaactttggaaaacaaatatatctatcttcaacattgttgctataaaatgttttctgtgtttactatattccagcaggccgtgatatacgtctgtcctttttttcccccagtctataaatacgaacttaaaacaaacggtaaggttatgtaatgatttatttttcattttaatattttaacaatattatttatataacatattgcagtaataacatcggcatctgcaatcttgttgattttttcacggcttccttaatgttacttgcattacaaatgcagtaacttttgtggtgctgtagagtttacttaatttttgcaaatatttaaaaacaataattaacagtgcaatttaggtgaaattgcagtggtaagtttccaatttataattattactatgttaaacgtctctaaaaataatatgttaaaagcctaaaacagtaaaatgaatatggcgcttaagcggtaagaagagggaaattgttatgtgtgttaggttgggaatactgaatgtggtatttcacacttaccgcgtattggttttgtgcggaaagcaagcaaatacgcacgatctcgcacaaaattatatttcgtcAAGCATGCTCTAAAGAGATAAGATGAAAAAATGACAAATAACAGTCAATTATTTGTAGTGTTGTACCCCTACTTTAATTGCTTCCCTTTTCAATTTCGTTTAATTTCTCTTCCTCACTTCAGGTAAGATGCGAGAAAAAGTACTACGTATTtagaacagcaaaaaaaaaaaaaaaaaaaatgtcttcccATATCAAAAAAGCAAAAATAAACAGATAGCAATTAAATTTCTTTTGTTAAAATTTATGACAGGAGCCAAAGAGAATTTTGTCAGCATTTGTATAATGTTCTTGCACCTGCCAATACTCCTGGGAGAAATCTAGACAAGGAAGTCCTGAAGACATTCTTAAacacgccaaaaaaaaaaaaaaaaaaaaaaaaaaaaaaaaaaaaaaaaaaaaaaaatcccaatcAGTAAACCCTACGTAAAAACTACCTGGAACCGACAAACCTTaagtttcataaatatctttattttaatTGTTCTCCTTAGAATTTATTACACAAACGTAAGATGATACGAAAGTGCATCTGtactttttcaaataataaaGAATTTGTAGCTGAAATTTATTTCCAGTTTCGGTCGTGAACTTTGCACGATTTTCAGTTTAACTAAACATTGTTAAttgttgtgttttatgttaattaGAAGATAAGAGAGCAATTAAAGGAAATTCCATTCTAGACGTCCGTGGAGTGAGCTGTGGAAGAACGCTGGGAAACATGGTCATCGAAAAATTTGACTATGATTAGGACGGGACATTTTATTGAGTTTAAGCCGTCTTACAGAGGCAACAAACCACTCTACTATTCTTTGAATGATGAGGAAACCAATAAGTAGACAATTTAATCTATGCAGTATTTAATGAACACATCCTTGTTTAAACTTTCAACATAGACCGACGCGACGCACACGGTAAAACGGACTGAAAACTCTGCAATGAATTTTGTATCTCCATAAACTTTCAACATAGACCGACGCGACGCACACGGTAAAACGGACT encodes:
- the LOC138704892 gene encoding protein maelstrom homolog translates to MAAARSDRMQPRERCMYEVEAQKEKERNLFLQNKCTTQGKSYAQIRREMSEAIERENKMVEEIEFTVRSLDRSSSLLSYKFYVIHVNYYCRLENGTFLPCELGLVEFSLLDGITKTYHTLINPGGIPMGYNYQAKKYSEDTHSIPVPPDEFGGESNHPKILEKVKQFVMGEKGLVPPLYTALNTIEPVKNILWRFQKFVDPGLTPDENMFAVYSLPKLFYELSIASASSSGAGGFRYYSLAERELEKDVLSFTKGISCNFHEKTDALPYCSLSCARRWIFVILKHCCKNLEIKMLPDRHYARNSSQFQRPDFKRKEAFLNSPCDYPFLGDEVHCDKELKSTGNKVHSMFTPDVKSKTLSTSQVSSGDTFTSHAGEQSAKLSSTCKEEREQSSMIASTSTNISSAKNSTNADARGTVPKEERLTPLRRPKSLPVALTVMYESDSSLIQPELTPEVP